The genomic DNA CTCCGACAATGGCTCCATGAGACGATCTTTCATGGGGCCTTCTTTGGTGGGACCAGTGCTGTTGATTTCACTGGCGGTTTCTTCCTGCGCACCCAGAGCCACTGGACTTTTGCCCTCACCGAGAATTGCGGGTCTGCAAGAAAGCCACACAGTGCTTCTGAACGACCAGCCTGTGTATTACGAGGTGGGCGGTGAAGGTGCACCCCTGGTGTTCATCCATGGCATTGGAGGAGGGAATTCGGGTTACCAGTGGGTCAAAAATGCTGCTGCGTTCACCAGAAACCACCGGGTGTATGTGCTGGATTTGCCTGGCTTTGGGCGCAGCATCCCCAGACCTCAGAATTACACGGCAGACCTTTACGTCAAAACACTAACGGCTTTTCTGAAAGAGGTGGTGCAGCAGGAGGCTGATGTGGTCGCTTCCAGTCTGGGTGCTGCCTACAGCATCAAAATCGCCCACAATGATCCTGAACTGGTGCAATCCCTGACACTGGTGTCTCCCACAGGCATTGAGAAACTGGTGAATCCACCCAACGCAGATTTCTACAATTCACTGGTGGGCTCCCCACTGGGTGATGTCATTGCAGGTTTTCTGCGGGGCCGGTTCAGTGTCAGTTTCTTTTTGAAGCAGCAGGTGTATCTGGACCAGTCTCTGGTCACCACGGAACTGAAGAAGATCTACCAGAACAACCTGAAAGATCCCAACGCTGCTTATCCAGTGTTTTCTTTCATCTCGGATTATTCCAGCCTGAACATTGCAAAAGAGTGGGCGGCCCTGAAGCAACCTGCAATGATGGTGTGGGGTTCAGATGATGTGAACACACCCGTGTCTGGAGCACAGAAATTTCTGGACCTGAGGCCAGAGGTGAAGTTGCAGGTGCTCACTGCCCGTGCCATTCCCAACGATGAGCGGTCCGCAGAATTCAATGGGTTGCTTCAGGGTTTTTTGCAAGGACCCTGAAAGCTGGTTTTGGAGGCTTGGTGTTGGAGTGCTGAACTGAAACTGTAGACGGGTGGCCTGGAAACCCAGCATTAGGGTCAATGTCTTGACTCGGTATAATTATGTCTATGGCAAAATATCAT from Deinococcus roseus includes the following:
- a CDS encoding alpha/beta fold hydrolase; protein product: MRRSFMGPSLVGPVLLISLAVSSCAPRATGLLPSPRIAGLQESHTVLLNDQPVYYEVGGEGAPLVFIHGIGGGNSGYQWVKNAAAFTRNHRVYVLDLPGFGRSIPRPQNYTADLYVKTLTAFLKEVVQQEADVVASSLGAAYSIKIAHNDPELVQSLTLVSPTGIEKLVNPPNADFYNSLVGSPLGDVIAGFLRGRFSVSFFLKQQVYLDQSLVTTELKKIYQNNLKDPNAAYPVFSFISDYSSLNIAKEWAALKQPAMMVWGSDDVNTPVSGAQKFLDLRPEVKLQVLTARAIPNDERSAEFNGLLQGFLQGP